Proteins co-encoded in one Arachis hypogaea cultivar Tifrunner chromosome 11, arahy.Tifrunner.gnm2.J5K5, whole genome shotgun sequence genomic window:
- the LOC112723913 gene encoding uncharacterized protein, whose amino-acid sequence MQEMFSVYMENRAQMPFIELYINFEQSEADRNIEREDYNSDSEEEFESNYEVVGQEGDEVQGDGTWEASVTDVANALANDHPFEEPSFMRALDLEAMHAPEFPDYMNAEIPIVADGEFAVGMEFSSREAVIMAMKDYTIRRGVDYRVYESEPLTFYAKCTQYGSGCDWLIRDHSKLDSNTIAEAIKPLVEADPSIKVKSVIAEVQSKFNYTISYRKAWLAKQKAVEKIFGGDDLVTDIRVLSRVFWSYYPCIRAFRHCKPVVQVDGTHLYGKYKGCLLVAVSQDGNNNIVPIAFAIVEGETSDAWHFFLSNLRQHVVTRDGVGLISDRHESINAAVARSNGAWSPPRAFHMFCIRHIESNFLRKFKAPYLQKLVVNIGYSRTFREYELRFQRLRERGEAYTNWLSRIPREQYALAFDGGYRWGHMTTNLVECINSVLKGARNLPITALVKATFYRLNELFTRKRAEAEARINAGHVFSEIVTSKLHANQLASGNIQVRCFDRQNEVFEVREMPSGVEYAVDLRRHRCDCGEFQVDRIPCRHVFACCANQRLDWQVYVHDVYKMDQIRRVYRARFRPLGNPTTWPAYNGPRFVPNPFLRRVAKGRPRMTRFLNEMDTRMLRGPRRCRQCGAEGHSRSRCRQARGNNAQ is encoded by the exons atgcaagagatgttttcagTGTATATGGAAAATCGCGCTCAGATGCCGTTCATTGAGTTGTATATTAACTTTGAGCAATCTGAGGCCGACCGAAATATCGAACGAGAAGATTACAATAGTGATAGTGAAGAAGAGTTTGAAAGCAATTACGAAGTTGTTGGTCAAGAGGGAGATGAAGTTCAAGGTGACGGCACTTGGGAGGCAAGTGTGACGGACGTGGCAAATGCGTTGGCGAACGACCATCCGTTTGAGGAACCATCTTTCATGCGAGCGttggatttggaagccatgcatgctCCGGAGTTTCCTGATTATATGAATGCAG AAATTCCTATCgtcgcagatggtgaatttgctGTTGGAATGGAATTCAGTTCCAGGGAAGCTGTTATTATGGCGATGAAAGATTATACTATTCGAAGAGGTGTAGACTACAGAGTGTATGAGTCGGAGCCGCTAACCTTTTACGCCAAGTGCACGCAGTATGGATCAggttgtgattggcttatcagg gatcattcgaagctggattcGAACACTATTGCAGAAGCGATAAAGCCGTTGGTCGAGGCTGACCCGTCAATAAAGGTGAAATCAGTTATTGCTGAAGTGCAGTCAAAGTTCAATTACACCATCAGCTATcggaaagcatggttggctaagcaaaaggCAGTGGAAAAGATTtttggag gTGATGACTTGGTTACTGATATTCGGGTGTTGTCTCGAGTTTTCTGGAGTTACTATCCATGTATTAGAGCATTCAGACATTGTAAACCCGTTGTCCAGGTAGATGGGACCCACTTGTATGGAAAGTATAAGGGTTGTCTGTTGGTTGCGGTTTCACAGGATGGTAACAACAATATTGTCCCAATTGCATTCGCTattgtggagggagagacttctgatgcatggCACTTCTTTCTTAGCAACCTGCGACAACATGTGGTTACTCGAGATGGTGTGGGACTGATCTCTGACCGACACGAATCCATTAATGCAGCTGTGGCCCGCAGTAACGGAGCTTGGTCGCCTCCTAGAGCCTTCCACatgttttgcatcaggcatatagagtcgAATTTTTTAAGGAAGTTTAAGGCACCTTACCTGCAGAAACTTGTGGTCAATATAG GATATTCGAGGACATTCCGCGAGTACGAGTTGCGTTTCCAGCGTTTACGGGAGCGGGGTGAGGCTTATACTAACTGGTTAAGCCGTATCCCCCGCGAACAGTATGCGTTGGCGTTCGACGGTGGTTACAGATGGGGACACATGACCACGAATCTAGTGGAATGCATCAACTCAGTCTTGAAGGGGGCACGAAATCTCCCTATCACTGCACTTGTCAAGGCGACGTTCTACAGGCTTAATGAGTTGTTCACACGAAAACGAGCCGAGGCGGAGGCTCGGATTAATGCTGGACATGTTTTCTCTGAGATTGTGACCTCCAAATTGCATGCAAATCAACTTGCATCAGGAAACATCCAGGTGAGGTGTTTCGACAGACAGAATGAGGTCTTTGAGGTGCGTGAGATGCCAAGTGGAGTGGAGTACGCCGTCGACCTCCGTCGACACCGATGTGACTGTGGTGAGTTCCAGGTGGATCGTATTCCTTGTCGACATGTGTTTGCATGTTGTGCGAATCAACGGCTAGATTGGCAAGTGTATGTACATGACGTTTATAAGATGGACCAAATTCGACGCGTTTACCGAGCCAGGTTTAGGCCACTTGGGAATCCTACTACATGGCCTGCATATAATGGGCCTCGATTCGTGCCCAATCCGTTCTTGCGACGGGTTGCCAAAGGTCGTCCAAGGATGACTCGTTTCTTGAACGAGATGGACACAAGAATGCTACGTGGTCCTAGGAGGTGTAGGCAATGTGGGGCTGAGGGCCACAGCCGTAGTAGATGCCGTCAAGCCAGAGGCAACAATGCTCAGTAG